A window from Calditrichota bacterium encodes these proteins:
- the ccsA gene encoding cytochrome c biogenesis protein CcsA: MRPALHRLYRVLTSVVTMSAVAVVLAVACGVATFIENSWGHEAARAEVYEAWWFTLLLAILVLSALANFLRRCWWRPDKAPAGLVHVGVVVILVGGAVTRHFGREGFVHIREGESAAQVISDRAYLTVSATDADRVASKSVPAFFSPRKRPRAEVRMNIGQAELTARALRFMPEAVPSIESDPTGGPAVLLTAVDGDRTRIIALRPGDVVPLEHAIVTCDTTVTDTLPVFRLAIHGDSLTFCATHPVTRASMRESEVVQLAAHAEHPLYPLQLYGLGQLKLALRSFLPHARLAAVPAKQVMPTVDEQDVTQALEVEVAAAGERRVVTLFGGAGAVADTQTVDLGGIKVNLSFGSAAWPMPFALRLTDFVIERYPGSERPSMFISKVVVVDKQRGISRPADIFMNHPLRYRGYRFYQASYDDDEWGTVLNATVDPGVPVVYTGFVLLGAGLLAWLLWPLGGRQKGSRLAPAGEAPVSILLLVALCALSIAGRPDASTYGKTAHLRGFSRLPVLDVDGRCKPMDTFAREVVRKVSLESKIEGLPAAEVLLGMMARPDHWRHVPMVYVEDGGIRRTLGLAADQRHARFVDFFDQDGRYRLTNELQAVHHKSPAERTRHDRELLKVDERASICYMAFRGLLPRLFPHADQPARWLSYAQAQQELSAEKAGEVRTIYQAYLQAVRQAELDGSWGQADQALQRIVDYQRRHAPGLIPAARRLDAEVLLNRVQPFQRLLFVYLGAGLVLLLATILGTVRPRLLGGGFLLGARLLLLVIFLCHSAGLALRWYVSGHAPWSNGYETTVYISWAAALAGLLLSRRSLWLPAATSLLAAAALFVAHLSGMDPQITPLVPVLKSSWLVIHVSTVTASYGFLGLGTVLAWLALALRAFAPGKAAAHFGSAIAELSADTMRLLKVGFVLLVFGTMFGSVWANASWGRYWGWDPKETWTLITILTYAVVIHLRQARWLAGQVVFSLAAVLAFGSVLMTYFGVNYYLTGLHSYAQGEPSSWPAAVYIVLGAVVAVIVAASMREMLSRAKR; the protein is encoded by the coding sequence ATGAGACCCGCGCTGCACAGGCTCTACCGCGTGTTGACCTCGGTAGTGACCATGTCGGCCGTCGCCGTCGTGCTGGCTGTGGCATGTGGCGTGGCGACCTTCATCGAGAACTCGTGGGGGCACGAGGCGGCGCGCGCAGAGGTCTACGAAGCCTGGTGGTTCACGCTCCTCCTGGCGATTCTCGTCCTCTCTGCACTGGCCAATTTCCTGAGGCGTTGTTGGTGGCGGCCAGACAAGGCTCCCGCCGGCCTCGTTCACGTGGGCGTGGTGGTGATTCTGGTTGGCGGGGCGGTCACGAGGCACTTTGGGCGCGAAGGATTTGTCCATATTCGCGAGGGAGAGAGCGCCGCACAGGTCATCTCGGATCGCGCTTACCTCACAGTCTCGGCGACTGATGCGGACCGCGTGGCAAGCAAATCAGTTCCCGCCTTTTTCTCTCCGCGCAAGAGACCGCGCGCCGAAGTGCGGATGAACATCGGGCAGGCGGAGTTGACCGCCCGCGCCCTTCGCTTCATGCCAGAGGCTGTGCCGAGCATCGAGTCCGACCCGACTGGGGGGCCGGCTGTGCTCTTGACTGCCGTCGACGGCGACCGCACGCGCATCATCGCGTTGCGTCCTGGGGACGTGGTGCCACTGGAGCACGCCATCGTGACGTGCGACACCACGGTGACCGACACTCTCCCAGTCTTCCGCCTCGCCATCCACGGCGACTCGCTGACTTTCTGCGCCACTCACCCGGTGACCAGGGCGAGCATGCGTGAGAGCGAGGTCGTGCAACTGGCGGCTCACGCAGAGCACCCCTTGTACCCGTTGCAGCTCTACGGACTGGGCCAATTGAAGCTTGCTCTGCGCTCCTTCTTGCCCCACGCGCGCCTGGCTGCTGTGCCGGCCAAGCAGGTGATGCCGACGGTGGATGAGCAAGACGTAACCCAGGCCTTGGAAGTGGAGGTAGCTGCTGCTGGCGAGCGCCGCGTGGTGACCCTGTTCGGGGGCGCCGGGGCAGTCGCGGACACACAGACGGTGGACCTCGGCGGCATAAAGGTAAACCTGTCCTTCGGCTCAGCGGCCTGGCCGATGCCCTTCGCGTTGCGCTTGACGGATTTTGTCATCGAGCGCTATCCTGGGTCCGAGCGCCCGTCCATGTTCATCAGCAAAGTCGTGGTCGTGGACAAGCAGCGGGGCATCTCACGGCCGGCGGACATTTTCATGAACCATCCGCTCCGTTACCGCGGCTACCGTTTCTACCAAGCCTCCTACGATGACGACGAGTGGGGCACCGTGCTCAATGCGACGGTCGATCCAGGGGTTCCAGTGGTGTACACCGGCTTTGTTCTGCTTGGGGCCGGCCTTTTGGCATGGCTGCTGTGGCCACTGGGCGGACGGCAGAAAGGTTCTCGGCTTGCCCCGGCCGGGGAAGCCCCCGTGTCAATTCTGCTCTTGGTTGCCCTGTGCGCCCTCTCCATCGCGGGGCGACCGGACGCGTCAACTTATGGCAAAACAGCGCATCTGCGCGGATTCTCGCGGCTGCCAGTGTTGGATGTGGATGGCCGTTGCAAACCCATGGACACCTTTGCCCGCGAAGTTGTGCGAAAAGTCAGCCTTGAGAGCAAGATAGAAGGCCTGCCGGCCGCCGAGGTCCTGTTGGGTATGATGGCCCGCCCTGACCACTGGCGTCACGTGCCGATGGTCTATGTGGAGGATGGCGGTATTCGGCGCACCCTTGGCCTAGCGGCGGACCAGCGCCACGCGCGCTTTGTGGACTTTTTCGACCAGGACGGGCGCTACCGCCTAACAAACGAGCTCCAGGCAGTCCACCACAAGTCGCCAGCGGAGCGTACCCGGCACGACCGCGAGCTGCTGAAGGTAGACGAGCGCGCCAGCATTTGCTACATGGCCTTCCGCGGACTGCTGCCTCGGCTTTTCCCGCATGCAGACCAGCCTGCGCGCTGGCTTTCCTACGCCCAAGCGCAGCAGGAGCTGAGCGCGGAGAAGGCGGGGGAAGTGCGCACCATCTACCAGGCATATCTCCAGGCTGTGCGCCAGGCGGAACTGGACGGTTCATGGGGACAGGCAGACCAGGCTCTGCAGCGCATCGTCGACTACCAGCGGCGCCATGCGCCTGGGCTCATCCCTGCCGCCAGACGCCTCGATGCGGAGGTCTTGCTCAACCGTGTGCAACCGTTCCAGCGTCTGCTGTTCGTTTACTTAGGGGCGGGGCTGGTCCTGCTGCTTGCGACCATTTTGGGAACTGTGCGCCCCCGGCTCCTCGGGGGCGGCTTCTTGCTGGGCGCGCGACTGCTTCTGCTTGTGATTTTCCTGTGTCACAGCGCCGGACTGGCGCTGCGCTGGTACGTATCCGGCCACGCGCCGTGGAGCAACGGGTACGAGACCACCGTCTACATCTCCTGGGCTGCGGCTCTGGCAGGCCTGCTCTTGTCGCGGAGGAGTCTGTGGCTGCCTGCGGCGACCTCTCTGCTGGCGGCCGCCGCGCTGTTTGTGGCCCATCTCAGCGGGATGGACCCACAGATTACGCCGCTGGTACCGGTGCTCAAATCCAGCTGGCTGGTGATCCATGTTTCCACAGTCACGGCCAGTTACGGGTTTCTCGGCCTCGGGACGGTGCTTGCCTGGTTAGCGCTCGCGCTGCGCGCCTTTGCCCCGGGTAAGGCTGCGGCCCACTTTGGCAGCGCCATTGCTGAGCTGAGCGCCGACACCATGCGCTTGCTCAAGGTGGGGTTTGTGCTTCTGGTGTTCGGGACGATGTTTGGCTCGGTGTGGGCCAATGCCAGCTGGGGCCGCTACTGGGGGTGGGACCCCAAGGAGACGTGGACCTTGATCACCATTCTCACGTACGCGGTGGTCATCCATCTTCGCCAAGCCCGCTGGCTTGCGGGGCAGGTGGTGTTTTCTCTGGCGGCGGTGCTGGCTTTCGGCTCAGTGCTGATGACCTATTTCGGCGTGAACTACTACTTGACGGGCCTGCACTCCTACGCGCAGGGCGAGCCCTCCTCCTGGCCTGCGGCAGTGTACATTGTTCTCGGCGCGGTGGTTGCCGTCATCGTTGCCGCCTCGATGCGGGAGATGCTCTCCCGCGCGAAGAGGTGA
- a CDS encoding exonuclease domain-containing protein: protein MRLFGVDYRATDYVIIDLEATCWQDPTPRERKETIEIGAVRMDGETLRPYDEFATFVRPVENPELSDFCRRLTHIRQRQVDEAPLFTVALAQFVEWLGPDPVLFCSWGTFDRTQLRIDCRRHGVPFPEALSQHVDLKRAFAEWRQHKRVGLSKALTLLGMSFVGTPHRGLHDARNVARIAQVMFPELLRKGYFAFLPTHRHGAV, encoded by the coding sequence ATGCGACTGTTTGGCGTCGACTATCGGGCCACGGACTATGTGATCATCGACCTGGAGGCCACCTGCTGGCAGGATCCCACGCCCCGCGAGCGCAAGGAGACCATCGAGATCGGCGCGGTGCGCATGGACGGCGAGACGTTGCGGCCCTACGATGAGTTCGCCACCTTTGTGCGGCCGGTGGAGAACCCGGAGCTCAGTGACTTCTGCCGCCGCCTGACCCACATCCGTCAGCGGCAGGTGGATGAGGCCCCGCTTTTCACAGTGGCCTTGGCTCAGTTTGTGGAATGGCTTGGTCCGGATCCCGTGCTCTTTTGTTCATGGGGGACCTTCGACCGTACACAGCTGCGCATCGATTGCCGGCGGCATGGCGTCCCTTTCCCAGAAGCTCTTTCCCAACACGTTGACCTGAAAAGAGCCTTCGCCGAGTGGCGGCAGCACAAGCGCGTGGGGCTGAGCAAGGCCCTCACGCTCTTGGGCATGTCGTTCGTCGGCACACCACATCGCGGCTTGCACGATGCGCGCAACGTGGCCCGGATCGCCCAGGTCATGTTCCCCGAACTCCTGCGCAAGGGGTATTTTGCGTTTCTACCCACGCACCGCCACGGGGCGGTCTGA
- a CDS encoding polysaccharide deacetylase family protein, translating into MEIEEFWAPYQGAVSLTFDDGTVDQLQKAVPILEQFALRGTFYLNPHGEDWEARCAPWREVARRGHEIGNHTLSHPCSCNVGPLPRALESMTLAEIEADITAAQARLQTIAPHQRYWTFAYPCSCTFVGRGKNRQSYVPVVARHFLAGRIVGEYGFGNSPALVDLACVWGLSVERMSGFEMIGLVEELTARGQWVVLVFHEIDGERLTVGSYDFRMLLAYLRRRDQAVWTAPVFEVAKRIAEFQAMLSSYAENE; encoded by the coding sequence ATGGAGATTGAGGAATTCTGGGCGCCGTACCAGGGCGCGGTATCGTTGACCTTTGACGACGGCACCGTCGACCAGCTGCAGAAAGCGGTGCCCATTTTGGAGCAGTTTGCCCTGCGAGGGACCTTCTACCTCAACCCACATGGGGAGGACTGGGAAGCACGCTGCGCGCCGTGGCGGGAAGTAGCACGGAGAGGTCACGAGATTGGCAACCACACGCTATCCCACCCATGTTCCTGCAACGTAGGCCCCTTGCCAAGAGCACTGGAATCCATGACACTTGCGGAAATTGAGGCAGACATCACAGCCGCGCAAGCCCGCCTGCAGACGATTGCGCCGCATCAGAGGTACTGGACCTTTGCGTACCCCTGTTCCTGTACCTTTGTAGGAAGAGGCAAGAACCGTCAGAGCTATGTGCCGGTGGTGGCGCGCCACTTTCTGGCCGGACGCATCGTGGGGGAGTACGGATTTGGTAACTCGCCGGCGCTGGTGGACTTGGCTTGCGTGTGGGGGTTGAGCGTCGAGAGGATGAGCGGCTTCGAGATGATTGGCTTGGTGGAAGAGCTGACCGCGCGTGGTCAGTGGGTCGTCTTGGTCTTTCACGAAATCGATGGAGAGAGGCTTACCGTCGGCAGCTACGACTTTCGCATGTTGCTCGCCTACCTGCGGCGTCGCGACCAGGCAGTGTGGACGGCGCCAGTGTTCGAAGTGGCAAAGCGGATCGCCGAGTTCCAGGCAATGCTGAGCAGCTACGCCGAAAACGAATAG
- a CDS encoding DegT/DnrJ/EryC1/StrS family aminotransferase, with protein MSALACRGGKPVTKDLLAGCRLPRRRDLERRYLLQAYDSGVWDDWPGVDSMAARFQREWADFHGSAYCALLTNGTHALQVALEALDIGAGDEVIVPGLTWQATAAAVCDVNAVPVLVDVHPETMCTDPAAAERAITPRTRAIIAVHLYHRLADLQALGDLAKKRGLYLIEDCAHVHGSQWEGRGVGTIGVFGSFSFQSSKLITAGEGGALFTQDETLYWRVVSQRLCGREVGPGVRVHSGNYRMTSLQAAVLRGQLAALRRNAPVLDSHGLALDRAVAEAPGVRPLHRDPRITRMCSYAFAFLYEAEAFDGLDASLFRRALSAELGLNFDTTYAPLNQSEVYFPHSKRRHQLSRSYVRAITPSRWELPVAEGLHRHRAVLTPWRILACPPSRAHLLTEAIGKIYRHRHELLALQRRQEGRDGD; from the coding sequence ATGAGTGCCCTGGCGTGCAGAGGGGGCAAACCCGTCACGAAGGACCTGCTCGCCGGCTGTCGACTGCCCAGGCGACGCGACCTGGAGCGCCGATACCTCCTCCAGGCATACGACAGCGGTGTCTGGGACGACTGGCCTGGGGTGGACTCCATGGCGGCTCGCTTCCAGCGCGAATGGGCCGATTTTCACGGCTCAGCCTACTGCGCGCTGCTCACCAACGGCACCCATGCCCTGCAGGTGGCTCTGGAGGCGCTGGACATCGGCGCCGGCGATGAGGTGATCGTGCCCGGCCTGACGTGGCAGGCCACTGCTGCCGCAGTGTGCGACGTCAACGCTGTGCCGGTGCTGGTCGATGTCCATCCGGAGACCATGTGTACCGATCCTGCTGCCGCGGAGCGGGCGATCACGCCGCGTACGCGCGCCATTATCGCGGTGCACCTCTACCATCGCCTGGCCGATTTGCAAGCCTTAGGGGACCTGGCAAAGAAGCGTGGCCTTTACCTGATCGAAGACTGCGCCCATGTGCACGGCTCGCAGTGGGAGGGTCGCGGCGTGGGTACCATCGGGGTGTTCGGCTCGTTCAGCTTCCAAAGCTCCAAACTCATCACTGCCGGCGAGGGGGGAGCGCTTTTCACTCAGGACGAGACGCTGTACTGGAGGGTGGTCAGCCAGAGGTTGTGTGGCCGCGAGGTTGGCCCCGGCGTCAGGGTGCACAGCGGTAACTACCGGATGACCTCCTTGCAGGCGGCGGTGCTGCGCGGGCAACTTGCGGCCCTGCGTCGCAATGCGCCTGTGCTTGATAGCCATGGCCTGGCTCTGGATAGGGCGGTAGCCGAGGCTCCAGGCGTTAGACCACTCCACCGCGACCCACGCATCACGCGCATGTGCAGCTATGCTTTCGCTTTCCTGTACGAGGCCGAAGCGTTTGACGGTCTGGATGCCTCCCTCTTTCGACGGGCCTTGTCGGCCGAGTTGGGTCTTAACTTTGATACGACCTATGCCCCTTTGAACCAAAGCGAGGTCTACTTCCCCCACAGCAAACGCCGGCATCAGTTGAGCAGAAGCTACGTGCGGGCCATTACGCCGTCGCGATGGGAGCTTCCCGTGGCTGAAGGCCTCCACCGCCATCGTGCGGTGCTCACACCGTGGCGGATCCTGGCTTGCCCGCCCTCGAGAGCCCATCTATTGACCGAGGCCATAGGCAAGATTTACAGGCATCGCCATGAGCTGCTGGCCCTGCAGAGGCGTCAGGAGGGGCGAGATGGAGATTGA
- a CDS encoding aminotransferase class III-fold pyridoxal phosphate-dependent enzyme — protein sequence MGEDVRLRPHFSLGKAMELARELYGIDVTANELPSERDQNFLLTTANGEKFVLKIANLGASPQVLACQNEVMSRLAQEGIPCPHPLPTLRGQLMCEVPDEDGEPLFVRLVTFLPGTPLALVKPHTPAILRKIGRLFGSMDRVLASLSCPALARELQWDLQSAPSTIRRYKADIRDAGRRSLIDGYLELFDQVADKLAALRRMLIHNDGNDYNVLVGPPAWEREVVGVLDFGDMVVSYAAAEPAVVAAYAMLGKDDPVGAAAEVIAGYHSVFPLREEEVEVLFPLMCMRLCLSVCLEAHQRGLVPGNEYLSVSAQPAWDLLERLKEVPPRLAEYRLRDACGYAPCPQGEAVAKWLAENRHQVGPVVAPELMANAVLFDFAVGGCDAGAPHLWQDVAAFSKALFDKIAARQGKVGLGRYAEARPFYTSALFAGGEPRTVHLGVDLFVPAGQPVLAPLEGTVVSVQDNAGPLNYGPTVILQHEAKGQRPEFYTLYGHLSRKTLTSIKPGRRLKRGDTIGWVGESSENGGWPPHVHLQVIADMLGYRGDFPGVASPSQRAVWLSICPDPSPLLGRSFDLAATEELSTRELLARRSKHFSPVLSVAYRRPLHLVRGYRQFLYDRDGIPYLDAVNNVPHVGHSHPKVVEAACRQMALLNTNTRYLYEELVAYAERLTATLPEPLRICFFVNSGSEANELALRLAEAFTGGRETIVVDGAYHGNTTSLIDISPYKFNGPGGQGAPSYVHVVPTPDPYRGLYRQGQAHVGKNYARHVQQAADELRARGVRPIFICESLMGCAGQIVLPDGFLAEAYRAVREAGGICIADEVQVGFGRVGTHFWGFQTQGVVPDIVTLGKPIGNGFPLGAVITTPEVAAAFHSGMEYFSTFGGNPVACAVGLAVLEVIGEEHLQENALRVGSKLKAGLTELMARHELIGDVRGMGLFLGVELVLDRERLTPATEQAAYVVERMKELGVLLGRDGPAANVLKIKPPLVFSEADAERLVATLDRVLDEDFVAGR from the coding sequence ATGGGTGAGGACGTGCGTCTGCGGCCACACTTTTCGCTCGGGAAAGCCATGGAGCTGGCGAGGGAGCTCTACGGCATCGATGTGACGGCCAACGAGCTGCCCAGCGAGCGGGATCAGAACTTTTTGCTCACCACTGCCAACGGCGAGAAGTTCGTCCTGAAGATCGCTAACCTGGGCGCCTCCCCCCAGGTGCTGGCGTGTCAGAATGAGGTCATGAGCAGACTCGCCCAGGAGGGCATTCCCTGCCCCCACCCGTTACCGACCTTGCGCGGCCAGCTCATGTGCGAAGTTCCTGACGAAGACGGCGAGCCACTTTTCGTCCGCCTGGTGACCTTCCTTCCCGGTACACCCCTTGCCTTGGTCAAGCCGCACACACCTGCCATTTTGCGCAAAATTGGGCGCCTGTTCGGCTCCATGGATCGCGTGCTTGCTTCGTTGAGTTGTCCAGCGTTGGCGCGCGAGCTGCAGTGGGACCTGCAGAGTGCCCCATCCACCATTCGCAGGTATAAAGCCGACATCCGAGACGCCGGCAGACGCTCTCTCATCGACGGCTACCTGGAGCTCTTCGACCAGGTGGCAGACAAACTGGCGGCGTTGCGCAGGATGCTCATCCACAACGACGGGAACGACTACAACGTGCTTGTTGGACCGCCGGCGTGGGAGCGCGAAGTTGTGGGCGTGCTGGACTTTGGGGACATGGTGGTGAGCTATGCGGCCGCAGAGCCGGCGGTGGTTGCCGCCTACGCGATGCTCGGCAAGGACGACCCGGTGGGTGCGGCAGCTGAGGTCATCGCCGGTTATCATAGCGTCTTTCCGCTGCGCGAGGAGGAGGTAGAGGTTCTTTTCCCGCTGATGTGCATGCGCCTCTGCCTCAGCGTCTGCTTGGAGGCCCATCAGCGCGGGCTCGTGCCGGGCAACGAGTACTTGTCGGTCTCTGCGCAGCCGGCCTGGGATCTGCTGGAGCGCCTCAAGGAGGTGCCCCCGCGCCTTGCCGAGTATCGGCTGCGGGACGCCTGTGGGTATGCACCGTGTCCCCAGGGGGAAGCCGTGGCGAAATGGCTGGCGGAAAATCGCCACCAGGTGGGACCGGTGGTTGCCCCCGAGCTCATGGCCAATGCGGTGTTGTTTGACTTTGCCGTGGGAGGCTGTGATGCCGGTGCGCCCCACCTGTGGCAGGATGTGGCCGCCTTCTCCAAGGCGCTCTTTGACAAGATTGCTGCTCGGCAGGGAAAGGTGGGGCTGGGGCGTTACGCCGAGGCCCGCCCTTTTTACACCAGCGCTCTCTTTGCCGGAGGCGAACCGCGCACCGTGCACCTGGGCGTTGACCTGTTCGTTCCAGCAGGCCAACCGGTCCTCGCGCCGCTGGAGGGCACTGTCGTCAGTGTCCAGGATAACGCTGGACCGCTCAACTACGGCCCCACCGTCATCCTCCAGCACGAAGCGAAGGGGCAACGGCCGGAGTTTTACACCCTGTACGGACATTTGAGCAGGAAGACTCTGACCAGCATAAAGCCGGGCAGGCGACTGAAGCGTGGCGACACAATTGGCTGGGTGGGGGAGAGCTCCGAAAACGGCGGATGGCCGCCCCACGTGCACCTGCAAGTGATCGCCGATATGCTGGGGTATCGCGGCGACTTTCCTGGGGTCGCCTCACCCAGCCAGCGCGCAGTTTGGTTGAGCATCTGCCCAGACCCCTCGCCCCTTCTTGGCCGCTCCTTCGACCTCGCAGCGACTGAAGAGCTCAGCACGAGGGAACTCCTCGCCAGGCGGAGCAAGCACTTCTCGCCTGTGCTCAGCGTGGCTTACCGTCGGCCTCTGCATCTGGTGCGCGGCTACCGCCAGTTCCTCTACGACCGAGACGGCATCCCTTACCTGGATGCAGTCAACAACGTGCCGCATGTCGGGCATAGCCATCCGAAGGTGGTGGAGGCCGCATGTCGGCAGATGGCCCTCCTGAACACCAACACGCGTTACCTGTACGAAGAGCTGGTCGCGTACGCCGAACGCCTTACCGCGACGTTGCCGGAGCCCTTGCGCATCTGCTTTTTCGTCAACTCAGGGAGCGAGGCCAATGAATTGGCCCTGCGCTTGGCGGAGGCCTTCACCGGTGGCAGGGAAACTATCGTGGTGGACGGCGCCTACCACGGCAATACCACCTCATTGATCGACATCAGCCCGTACAAGTTCAACGGCCCGGGCGGCCAAGGGGCACCATCGTACGTGCATGTGGTTCCAACCCCGGATCCCTATCGAGGACTGTATCGGCAAGGTCAGGCACACGTAGGAAAGAACTACGCAAGGCATGTGCAGCAGGCGGCAGATGAGCTACGTGCACGGGGAGTCCGGCCGATTTTCATCTGTGAGTCGTTGATGGGATGCGCTGGGCAAATAGTTCTGCCGGACGGTTTTCTCGCGGAGGCGTACCGCGCAGTGCGCGAGGCTGGGGGAATCTGCATCGCCGACGAAGTACAGGTAGGCTTTGGCCGCGTCGGCACGCACTTCTGGGGGTTTCAGACGCAAGGCGTGGTGCCGGACATCGTGACGCTGGGCAAGCCCATCGGCAATGGTTTCCCCTTGGGGGCAGTCATTACGACGCCTGAAGTGGCGGCAGCTTTTCACTCCGGCATGGAATACTTCAGCACCTTTGGCGGGAATCCAGTCGCCTGTGCCGTGGGCCTTGCCGTGTTAGAGGTCATTGGCGAGGAACATCTCCAAGAGAATGCGTTGCGCGTGGGGTCGAAACTCAAGGCCGGGCTGACTGAGCTCATGGCGCGCCACGAGCTGATCGGTGATGTGCGCGGCATGGGGCTCTTCCTGGGGGTGGAACTGGTGTTGGACCGTGAGCGGCTTACCCCAGCGACGGAGCAGGCAGCCTACGTGGTGGAGAGAATGAAAGAGTTGGGAGTGCTCCTTGGCCGGGATGGTCCCGCAGCAAATGTGCTGAAGATCAAGCCGCCGCTGGTCTTCTCTGAGGCCGATGCCGAGAGGCTCGTCGCCACTCTTGACCGGGTGCTTGACGAGGATTTCGTCGCGGGCAGGTAA
- a CDS encoding peroxiredoxin: MSHHFPKVGEKAPDFELPAVGDKKVRLSDYRGKKNVVLSFHPLAWTGICGAQMKDLQENIKALTDKDTVALGISVDSVPSKKAWAEALGVKDVELLADFEPKGAVAKLYGIYREEGFSERAVFVVDKEGIIRFAKVYPIKEKPDFGEFCAVL; encoded by the coding sequence ATGTCACATCACTTTCCGAAGGTCGGGGAAAAGGCACCCGATTTTGAACTACCGGCTGTGGGCGACAAGAAGGTCAGACTGAGCGACTATCGGGGAAAGAAGAATGTCGTGCTCTCCTTCCACCCCTTAGCCTGGACCGGGATCTGTGGGGCGCAAATGAAGGACTTGCAGGAGAATATCAAAGCGCTGACGGACAAGGACACGGTGGCGCTGGGCATTAGCGTCGACAGCGTTCCTTCCAAGAAAGCATGGGCGGAAGCCCTGGGCGTCAAGGATGTGGAGCTGCTGGCAGATTTTGAACCCAAAGGGGCGGTTGCCAAACTGTATGGCATTTACCGCGAAGAGGGGTTCAGCGAGCGTGCCGTCTTCGTGGTGGACAAGGAAGGTATCATCCGCTTTGCCAAAGTCTATCCCATCAAGGAGAAGCCTGACTTTGGCGAGTTCTGCGCCGTGCTGTAG
- a CDS encoding L-lactate dehydrogenase produces the protein MPKIAIIGVGDVGATIAYTAQMAAIATELVLIDLNADKARGEALDMNHGLFFTGPMKIRAGDVADCRDAAAVVIAAGARQKPGETRLQLVKRNADICASIARQLGSVCPQAAIVVTTNPVDVMTYVVQKAAGVPPHQVLGSGTVLDSARFRFALSQACQVDPRNVHAYVIGEHGDSEVFLWSSVNMAGVPLAKFCKGCARACTSGFREKIEESVRNSAYHIIGAKGYTNYGVSQAVLRILGAILRDEHSLLTVSTLLNGQYGLHDICLSVPCVVGRRGVVRVIETELAEAERVALHRSAEVIRANLPDIGQE, from the coding sequence ATGCCGAAGATTGCCATCATCGGTGTGGGGGACGTAGGGGCGACGATCGCCTACACGGCGCAGATGGCGGCTATCGCCACGGAACTGGTGCTGATTGACCTGAACGCAGACAAAGCCCGTGGCGAGGCGCTGGACATGAACCACGGCCTGTTCTTCACAGGGCCGATGAAGATTCGCGCCGGCGACGTGGCTGACTGCCGGGATGCGGCGGCCGTAGTTATTGCTGCTGGCGCGCGGCAGAAGCCAGGCGAAACCAGGCTGCAACTGGTCAAACGCAATGCCGACATTTGCGCGTCCATAGCTCGCCAGTTGGGCTCCGTCTGCCCACAGGCGGCCATCGTGGTAACCACCAATCCGGTGGACGTGATGACCTACGTCGTGCAAAAGGCGGCGGGCGTGCCGCCGCATCAGGTGCTCGGTTCGGGCACGGTGCTGGATTCGGCCAGGTTCCGATTCGCGCTCAGCCAAGCCTGCCAGGTCGACCCGCGGAACGTGCACGCCTATGTGATTGGCGAGCACGGCGACAGCGAAGTGTTCCTGTGGAGCTCGGTGAATATGGCCGGCGTGCCACTGGCCAAGTTCTGCAAAGGATGCGCACGCGCATGTACCTCGGGCTTCCGCGAGAAAATCGAGGAGAGCGTGCGCAATTCCGCCTATCACATCATCGGCGCCAAGGGTTACACCAACTACGGTGTGAGTCAGGCGGTGCTGCGCATCCTGGGAGCCATCCTGCGCGATGAGCACAGCCTGCTCACCGTCTCTACGCTCCTCAACGGCCAGTATGGACTGCACGACATCTGCCTGAGCGTGCCGTGCGTGGTAGGCAGGCGGGGCGTGGTGCGCGTCATCGAGACAGAGCTGGCAGAAGCAGAGAGAGTGGCTTTGCACCGCTCGGCTGAGGTCATCCGGGCGAATCTCCCGGATATTGGACAGGAATAG